A genome region from Pseudomonas helmanticensis includes the following:
- a CDS encoding curli assembly protein CsgF produces MNSTTFSRRSGFWISGLLIGLASAAAVQATELVYTPVNPSFGGNPLNGTWLLNNAQAQNDYDDPDLKKRTTVAGTSALERFTSQLQSRLLGQLLDNISTGNTGSLSTDAFIVNVVDDSGALTIEVTDRASGEVSEIQVNGLNP; encoded by the coding sequence ATGAACAGCACAACGTTCTCACGGCGCAGCGGATTCTGGATCTCGGGGTTGTTGATCGGGCTCGCCAGCGCCGCTGCTGTCCAGGCCACTGAACTGGTCTACACGCCGGTCAACCCGTCGTTCGGCGGCAACCCGCTGAACGGCACCTGGCTGCTCAATAACGCCCAGGCACAAAACGACTACGACGATCCCGACCTGAAAAAACGCACCACGGTGGCCGGCACGTCGGCACTCGAACGCTTCACCAGTCAATTGCAATCGCGGCTGCTGGGGCAGTTGCTGGACAACATCTCCACCGGCAACACGGGGAGCCTGTCCACTGACGCTTTTATCGTCAACGTCGTCGACGACTCGGGGGCACTCACCATTGAGGTGACCGACCGAGCGAGCGGCGAAGTTTCGGAAATTCAGGTGAACGGCCTCAACCC
- the csgE gene encoding curli production assembly/transport protein CsgE, with amino-acid sequence MTRHWWCALVLTVVACCAHAGEEDEMMGFIVDDTISHIGHDFYYSFSERLRDTSPMDFNLVVRERPDARWGSLVTVEYQQRLVYRRFLPPNTVELKDEAYEAADLVRLEVVRRKLETMLQDTTDLEKDEL; translated from the coding sequence ATGACTCGCCACTGGTGGTGCGCGTTGGTCCTCACCGTCGTGGCGTGCTGCGCCCATGCCGGTGAAGAAGACGAAATGATGGGCTTCATCGTCGACGACACGATCTCGCACATCGGCCACGACTTTTACTACTCGTTCAGTGAACGCCTGCGCGACACCAGCCCGATGGATTTCAACCTGGTGGTGCGCGAGCGGCCCGACGCGCGCTGGGGCAGCCTGGTGACCGTGGAATATCAGCAACGCCTGGTTTATCGGCGCTTCCTGCCGCCGAACACTGTGGAACTGAAGGACGAGGCCTATGAGGCCGCCGATCTGGTTCGACTGGAGGTTGTCCGGCGCAAGCTGGAAACCATGTTGCAGGACACCACCGACCTTGAGAAGGACGAACTATGA